In Candidatus Hinthialibacter antarcticus, a single window of DNA contains:
- the uvrB gene encoding excinuclease ABC subunit UvrB yields MMRVEKLQQMVESAERAETQGVKDIPFELVADFVPTGDQPQAIEKLTQGVLDKKKFQTLVGVTGSGKTFTMANVIANVNKPTLIMSHNKVLAAQLYSEFKEFFPNNAVGYFVSYYDFYQPEAYVPSKDIFIEKEVTINDEIERLRLQATMNLMERRDVIIVASVSCIYGLGSPDEYREMVCPIAVGDTIPRQKLLRRLVDLQYHRNDMDFHHGTIRVRGDVVEIFPGYGDHPYRIELWGDDVDRILSIDHVTGEVIGEHSRITIYPSRHYVTAPERLKNSIGAIREELQQRLPQLRKEDKLVEAQRLEQRTGYDLEMLQMTGFCNGIENYSRHLDGRQPGMPPNTLIDYFPDDFLLMVDESHIMLPQVRGMSGGDRSRKTTLVDFGFRLPSALDNRPLSFDEFWKSFSQAVFVSATPAEIELTSSEQTVEQVIRPTGLVDPKITIRPATGQVDDFIGRVRERTERGERVLATTLTKRMSEDLTNYMLDLGIKVQYLHHQVDTLERAEILEGLRSGEFDVIVGVNLLREGLDLPEVSLVAILDADKEGFLRDERSLIQTCGRAARNVAGEVIMYADKRTRSMDRAIEVMERRRKIQLEYNEKHGIIPKTIQKKVRSMLEARSTKKRETEELLFDIAESVTVKNANKKDAIAELKRRMVDAAKNLEFEKAAVYRDKIAELEQAGMVQDDAKLPAPKRKPKPKTRRENP; encoded by the coding sequence ATGATGCGGGTTGAGAAATTGCAGCAGATGGTCGAAAGCGCCGAACGCGCCGAAACGCAGGGCGTCAAAGACATCCCCTTTGAACTGGTCGCCGACTTCGTTCCAACCGGCGATCAGCCCCAAGCCATCGAAAAACTGACGCAAGGCGTTCTTGATAAAAAGAAGTTCCAAACCCTGGTCGGCGTCACCGGCAGCGGCAAGACCTTCACCATGGCGAACGTCATCGCCAACGTCAACAAGCCGACGCTCATCATGTCGCATAACAAGGTGCTGGCTGCGCAACTCTACAGCGAGTTCAAAGAGTTTTTTCCTAACAACGCCGTCGGCTATTTCGTTTCGTATTACGACTTCTATCAGCCCGAAGCCTACGTCCCCTCGAAAGATATCTTCATCGAAAAAGAAGTCACCATTAACGATGAAATCGAGCGCTTGCGGCTGCAAGCCACCATGAACCTGATGGAACGCCGCGACGTGATTATTGTGGCGTCGGTGTCGTGCATCTACGGCCTCGGTTCGCCGGATGAATACCGCGAAATGGTGTGTCCGATTGCGGTGGGCGACACCATCCCCCGGCAGAAGTTGCTGCGGCGGCTGGTCGATCTGCAATACCACCGCAACGATATGGATTTCCACCACGGCACCATTCGCGTGCGCGGAGACGTGGTCGAGATTTTTCCCGGCTACGGCGACCACCCCTACCGCATCGAACTGTGGGGCGACGACGTCGACCGCATTCTCTCCATCGACCACGTAACGGGCGAGGTTATCGGCGAACACAGCCGCATCACTATTTACCCGTCTCGCCATTACGTCACCGCGCCTGAGCGGCTGAAAAATTCCATTGGCGCGATTCGCGAAGAGTTACAACAGCGCCTGCCGCAGTTGCGTAAAGAAGACAAATTGGTCGAAGCGCAACGGCTTGAGCAGCGCACCGGGTACGATCTTGAGATGCTGCAAATGACCGGCTTCTGCAACGGCATCGAAAATTATTCGCGCCATCTTGACGGACGCCAGCCGGGCATGCCGCCCAATACGCTGATTGATTATTTTCCTGATGATTTTCTGCTCATGGTCGACGAGTCGCATATCATGCTGCCGCAGGTGCGCGGCATGTCGGGCGGCGACCGCAGCCGAAAAACCACGCTGGTTGATTTCGGCTTTCGCCTGCCTTCGGCGCTCGATAACCGTCCGCTGTCGTTCGATGAATTTTGGAAATCGTTCTCGCAAGCGGTTTTCGTTTCAGCCACTCCGGCGGAGATCGAACTAACAAGCAGCGAACAGACCGTCGAGCAAGTGATTCGCCCGACGGGGCTGGTTGATCCCAAAATCACCATCCGCCCCGCGACTGGACAGGTGGACGATTTTATCGGGCGCGTCCGCGAACGCACCGAACGCGGCGAGCGCGTATTGGCGACCACGCTCACCAAACGCATGTCCGAAGACCTGACCAATTACATGCTCGATCTGGGCATCAAAGTTCAGTATCTGCATCATCAGGTGGATACGCTGGAACGCGCCGAGATTCTCGAAGGGCTGCGCAGCGGTGAGTTTGACGTCATCGTCGGCGTCAACCTGTTGCGCGAAGGGCTCGATCTGCCGGAGGTGTCGCTGGTGGCGATTCTCGACGCCGACAAGGAAGGCTTCCTGCGCGATGAGCGTTCGCTGATTCAAACCTGTGGACGCGCGGCGCGCAACGTCGCGGGTGAAGTCATTATGTACGCCGACAAGCGCACCAGGTCGATGGACCGCGCGATTGAAGTCATGGAACGGCGGCGTAAAATTCAACTGGAGTACAACGAGAAGCACGGCATCATCCCCAAAACGATTCAGAAGAAAGTGCGCTCCATGCTCGAAGCGCGCTCGACCAAAAAACGCGAAACCGAAGAACTGTTATTCGACATCGCCGAATCGGTCACTGTGAAAAACGCCAACAAAAAAGACGCCATCGCCGAACTCAAACGGCGCATGGTGGATGCAGCCAAAAATCTCGAATTTGAAAAGGCAGCGGTTTATCGTGACAAAATTGCTGAACTCGAACAAGCCGGAATGGTGCAAGACGATGCGAAACTGCCCGCGCCCAAGCGCAAACCAAAACCCAAGACGCGCCGCGAAAATCCGTAA
- a CDS encoding glycosyltransferase family 39 protein — MLSKLTQVPGWKLLLAAAMVKLLIHFTMTLALPEPYGMFRDEYYYIACADHLDWGYVDHPPLCALLLAPVRMLGGESLFALRLLPAIFGAAVVFLAGWITAELGGKRFAQWLAVTATIALPSHLAIHTFYSMNPIDHFFWALAFLLIIKLIQNPAPSLWIALGVALGLGLQNKISVLFLGFGFAVGILLTPQRKWLLDKWLWICGAISMLIFLPHIIWQVAHGWPTLEFIHNASQYKNTPLSPLEFLKEIMLHANPFALPIWTAGLIWLLLFRDGAAYRLLGWLFVAVIAVFLIQNAKPYYLAPAYPLVMAAGAVCWEKWLSGRLAFAKPILLGVIIVGGVVVAPIVLPVLSPAASIQYSEALGIRPSSGEKSDSGALPQLFADMIGWEDMARQLSEAVQSLPENERANCVLIVSNYGQAGAIDFFRDKYNLPPVLCPHNNYWYWADLDMDASVYITIISLEDNQEVFETVEPIGEIERPLSMPYENNRAIYRCADPKTPIKDLWRDAKKFI, encoded by the coding sequence ATGTTATCCAAACTGACGCAGGTACCCGGCTGGAAACTCTTACTCGCGGCGGCGATGGTGAAATTGCTGATTCATTTCACCATGACGCTCGCCCTGCCTGAACCCTATGGCATGTTCCGCGATGAATATTATTACATCGCCTGCGCCGACCATCTCGACTGGGGCTACGTTGATCATCCGCCGTTGTGCGCGCTCTTACTGGCGCCCGTCCGTATGCTTGGCGGCGAATCGCTGTTTGCGCTGCGATTGCTGCCTGCAATATTCGGCGCGGCGGTGGTCTTTCTCGCCGGGTGGATCACGGCGGAACTGGGCGGCAAACGCTTCGCCCAATGGCTGGCGGTGACGGCGACCATCGCCCTGCCCTCTCATCTCGCCATCCACACGTTTTATTCGATGAATCCGATCGACCATTTTTTCTGGGCGCTTGCGTTCTTGCTCATCATTAAACTGATTCAAAATCCGGCGCCGTCATTGTGGATTGCGCTGGGCGTTGCTTTGGGATTGGGGCTGCAAAATAAAATTAGCGTGTTGTTTCTTGGCTTCGGCTTTGCCGTCGGCATTCTGCTCACGCCGCAACGCAAATGGCTGCTCGACAAATGGCTGTGGATATGCGGCGCAATCTCCATGCTGATTTTTCTACCGCATATCATCTGGCAAGTTGCTCACGGATGGCCCACTTTGGAGTTCATTCATAACGCCAGCCAGTATAAAAACACGCCGCTTTCGCCGCTGGAATTTCTCAAAGAAATTATGTTGCATGCAAACCCGTTTGCCTTGCCCATCTGGACCGCCGGGCTGATTTGGCTGTTGCTGTTTCGCGACGGCGCCGCGTATCGTCTTTTGGGATGGTTGTTCGTCGCTGTGATCGCGGTATTTCTCATACAAAACGCGAAGCCGTACTACCTGGCGCCAGCCTACCCCTTGGTAATGGCGGCGGGGGCAGTCTGCTGGGAGAAATGGCTGAGCGGACGGCTTGCTTTCGCAAAGCCCATACTCTTAGGCGTAATCATCGTGGGCGGCGTTGTGGTTGCGCCGATTGTATTGCCCGTGCTCTCTCCCGCTGCGTCCATCCAATATTCAGAAGCCCTTGGCATTCGCCCCAGTTCCGGCGAGAAGAGCGACAGCGGCGCACTGCCTCAGTTGTTCGCCGACATGATCGGCTGGGAAGACATGGCGCGGCAATTGTCCGAAGCGGTGCAGTCGCTGCCAGAAAACGAGCGGGCCAATTGCGTACTGATTGTTAGCAATTATGGGCAGGCGGGCGCGATTGATTTTTTCCGCGACAAATACAACCTGCCGCCGGTCTTGTGTCCGCACAACAATTACTGGTATTGGGCGGATCTGGACATGGATGCGTCTGTCTACATCACCATCATTTCGCTTGAAGATAACCAGGAAGTATTTGAAACAGTTGAGCCCATTGGAGAAATTGAGCGCCCTCTCTCCATGCCCTATGAAAACAATCGGGCCATCTATCGGTGCGCTGATCCGAAGACGCCGATTAAAGACCTATGGCGGGATGCTAAGAAGTTTATTTGA
- a CDS encoding FGGY family carbohydrate kinase, with product MSLMGIDIGTTGCKAVAFDESGKLIAYAYREYPLHAPNPGWAELDSKQVWNDTKDCIREVSKKTKRDPIQALAVSCQGEAVTAIGANDEFLSNSIVSFDPRTGPYVEQWIERFGRDTLFQATGQPPASIFTALKLNWYRDNQPEVLDNAKYILGYEDLINYFLTGEAVVDFSLAGRTMLFDIVKEEWRDDFLGAVGLTKDVMPKAVPSGTLVGTVIDSIADEIGLPRGVKVVTGGHDQPCQMLGAGVTDAKTAAYGIGTVACIGAAFDKALLNEQMLASNLCCYHHTCPDLYCVLVYNYTGAVLFRWYRDQFAREEMQRAKKQKRDVYEILTEEAADKPTNLLVLPHFTTTGVPHFDNKSKGAILGLTLDTTKAEITRALLEGVTYELRQGMELLAQAGGKVEAYRATGGGAKSPYWLQIKADIMGAPVAAPQVAEAGCLGAAVLAGAASGVYDSIPEAAKAVAKVEHTYEPNPENKKLYDERFEWFKEIYPKNKELFGKM from the coding sequence ATGAGTTTAATGGGTATTGATATCGGCACCACTGGATGCAAAGCCGTCGCCTTCGATGAATCTGGCAAGTTAATCGCCTATGCCTACCGTGAATATCCGCTTCACGCGCCCAACCCGGGCTGGGCCGAACTCGACAGCAAACAAGTGTGGAACGATACCAAAGACTGCATCCGCGAAGTTTCAAAAAAGACCAAGCGCGACCCCATCCAGGCGCTGGCGGTTTCATGCCAAGGCGAAGCGGTCACTGCGATCGGCGCCAATGACGAGTTTCTATCAAACTCGATTGTCAGTTTTGATCCGCGCACCGGCCCCTACGTCGAACAATGGATCGAACGCTTTGGCCGCGACACGCTCTTTCAAGCCACCGGACAGCCGCCCGCGTCGATCTTCACCGCGCTCAAACTTAACTGGTATCGCGACAACCAACCCGAAGTGCTCGACAACGCCAAGTACATTCTCGGCTACGAAGACCTGATCAATTATTTTCTCACCGGAGAAGCGGTGGTCGATTTCAGCCTTGCCGGGCGCACCATGTTGTTCGACATCGTCAAAGAAGAATGGCGCGACGATTTTCTCGGCGCAGTCGGTCTCACCAAAGACGTCATGCCCAAGGCGGTTCCATCGGGGACGCTGGTGGGGACGGTGATTGACTCCATCGCGGACGAGATCGGCCTGCCGCGCGGCGTGAAAGTTGTGACGGGCGGACACGACCAGCCCTGCCAGATGTTGGGCGCAGGCGTGACCGACGCCAAGACCGCCGCCTACGGCATCGGCACGGTGGCCTGCATCGGCGCCGCGTTTGATAAGGCGCTGCTCAATGAACAGATGCTGGCGAGCAACCTGTGTTGTTATCACCATACCTGTCCTGATTTATATTGCGTGTTGGTCTATAACTACACGGGGGCGGTTTTGTTCCGCTGGTATCGCGACCAGTTCGCCCGCGAAGAAATGCAGCGAGCCAAAAAGCAGAAGCGCGACGTGTATGAGATTCTTACCGAAGAAGCCGCCGACAAGCCGACGAATTTATTGGTGCTTCCCCATTTCACTACCACGGGAGTTCCTCATTTCGACAACAAGAGCAAGGGGGCGATCTTGGGATTGACGCTCGACACCACCAAGGCGGAGATCACCCGCGCCTTGCTCGAAGGCGTAACCTATGAACTACGCCAGGGCATGGAACTTTTGGCGCAGGCGGGCGGCAAAGTCGAAGCCTACCGCGCCACCGGAGGCGGCGCAAAGTCGCCCTATTGGTTACAGATTAAGGCCGACATTATGGGCGCGCCGGTTGCGGCGCCGCAAGTCGCCGAGGCGGGATGTCTGGGCGCGGCGGTGTTGGCGGGCGCGGCCAGCGGCGTGTACGACTCTATCCCCGAAGCAGCCAAAGCCGTCGCAAAAGTCGAACACACCTACGAGCCCAATCCCGAAAATAAAAAACTCTACGACGAACGCTTTGAATGGTTTAAAGAAATCTACCCGAAGAACAAAGAATTGTTTGGGAAGATGTAG
- a CDS encoding prepilin-type N-terminal cleavage/methylation domain-containing protein: protein MKKRGFTLIELLIVVAIIGILAAIAVPNFLNAQMRAKVARVVSDMKAVAMAQEQYRLDRNQYTYDGDCGVGQAEHLSYIPLTTPVSYIGQIPEDAFAGINAEFQNRQSIKDGLKPVYEYTSRVSFGPQGTPNCKDSTAAFNMMGRQNIEYLMTSLGPNGEQNFPWGEAGYKALGERSGGFIYLPSNGLTSSGNIFVLNSQIIGGTN from the coding sequence ATGAAGAAACGGGGTTTTACGCTTATTGAGTTGTTGATTGTTGTAGCGATTATCGGCATTCTGGCGGCCATCGCCGTACCCAACTTTTTGAACGCGCAAATGCGCGCCAAGGTTGCGCGGGTGGTGTCAGACATGAAGGCCGTTGCCATGGCGCAGGAACAATACCGCCTAGACCGCAACCAGTATACCTATGACGGCGACTGCGGCGTCGGCCAGGCAGAACACCTGTCATACATCCCACTCACCACGCCGGTTTCGTATATTGGACAAATTCCGGAAGACGCCTTCGCGGGGATCAACGCAGAATTTCAAAACCGCCAGTCGATCAAAGACGGCTTGAAACCAGTGTATGAATACACATCGCGTGTTTCATTCGGCCCGCAAGGGACGCCAAACTGCAAAGACAGCACGGCAGCGTTTAATATGATGGGACGCCAGAACATCGAATATCTGATGACTTCGCTTGGCCCGAACGGCGAACAAAACTTCCCCTGGGGCGAAGCAGGCTACAAAGCGCTTGGCGAACGCTCCGGCGGTTTTATCTACCTGCCGTCGAATGGGCTGACCTCATCAGGAAACATCTTTGTTCTCAACAGCCAGATCATCGGCGGCACGAACTAA
- a CDS encoding BMC domain-containing protein: MSALGLIETRGLIAGIEASDAAVKSAETIVTQLEYNVPGMVTVTLRGGVADVQAAVEAGAAAARRVGEVISAHVIPNPHEDVEKIITHTPEETMTGPDMLLPKAPAKKKSK; encoded by the coding sequence ATGAGTGCTTTGGGATTAATCGAAACAAGGGGACTCATCGCTGGAATTGAAGCGAGCGATGCAGCAGTCAAATCAGCGGAAACAATTGTCACGCAATTAGAATATAACGTCCCCGGCATGGTGACGGTGACTCTGCGCGGCGGCGTCGCTGACGTACAAGCAGCCGTCGAAGCAGGAGCAGCGGCAGCGCGCCGGGTGGGCGAAGTGATCTCTGCGCATGTCATTCCCAACCCGCATGAAGACGTCGAAAAAATCATCACGCACACGCCCGAAGAAACCATGACCGGCCCGGACATGTTATTGCCGAAGGCGCCCGCAAAAAAGAAATCAAAGTAA